The DNA region gggctttctggcagcgcttgtgggacaaacaaacagaaaataaactacatgttATCAAGCAGTATCTTCgtaactggccgccggtatcaaagaatcgccatacagaagtgacactttgcagactcaggataggactcacatacagcacacacgcatacctcttgtccggtggcgatccacccacgtgtgataaatgtggtgagccacttaccatGCTTCACATCCTGATGCAATGCAGGGAATTAGACacaaataggaaaaagcattttccattaccacatcGGCAGGAAATTCCACTCCATCCTCAAATGTTCATAGGTATAGAACCTCTCTTTAAATATCAATCGTTGTTcgaatttttaaaagatgtacgtagttttcatgttatatcaccaggaaatccgtagcacagcctcttaactgaggtttctgctgcggtaactgcattaatagaaagcacctgcctcccagcctttgggctcaaaggccttcCGGAGGCATAGGAGCTATttccatattcttgcattttagcgTCATGATCACTTATCAAGCGTACTATATCCATAGACAACTACATATATCACTATCATAATTTTATTCTATATATCGTTTTACGCTTCTATGATACGGATTGAtcttaggccactttacagccatgttacatcccaccatcgcaactcacaaatcagcgcttaaccCAACATTATAAGTCATAGCGCtttttggccatacctggcccttgcgccactaaacaacacacattcattcaaccTTAGACATCCTTCTGAACGATTGGCTCGTtgagcctaaggctgcaagagcTTGACGTGACTATCATGTACAAGTagggggaaacgacatacggatgcgaACTGCTTGTCCCAATCACCGATAGAATCACCTGCTCCATCCGAAGAACTCTCAGCATTTCTTTATGTTCTGGACAAATCCGCTATCCCGCAACAATAAGTAGACGACCGTGAGTTGCTTGAACTTAATAATTACTTAAGGGAAGATTCATGAAACCGGCTAGTGCTATTCCAAGAGGAGTCAGTTTTTTACGCGCCAAAGGCTCTTACAGAAGAAAGTTTTCTTCGTTcaggtccccctatctgctcttcgtacggaagtactttaAGCCTGTCACTAGGATGTGACTGCTGGTCACTCAGGCTACAGGCGAACGTTGGGCAGCGTGCAGCAAAGATACTATGGCCTGAGACTGATCACAGCCATGAACCATCACGTTTTCAATTATCTCAACTGCCCGAGGCGCAAGGCATCTCCAACAGAACCAGCCTCTCTCGTATGACCCGTGCAAGTTCCTCGAAAACCATTTCATCAAATCGGAATGAATATTTTGAGCCCACTTCCTATTTGTACAGGAGATAATTGCTTTCTATTTGCTCAAccgactatctaacacgctacgctgaaacaaaggcaatccaaaGAGGCACAACTgccgaggtggcgcgctttttcgTTGAGCATGCTGTGTGGTGATATGGTGCGCCAACTGTCTTAATTGTAGGCCtaggaaccgcattcacggctgcacttTTAAGTCaggtcttgctgctaagtggaatgTCTTATCGGAAGTCAAGCGCTTACCAACCACAAACCAACGGATTGACAGTGCGCACTAACAAAACAACTGAACACACGTTCTCAATGTGCGCAGATGTTCAACATAAAAATTGGGGATGACACACTACTTCATATCAACTTTTcgtataacacggcgaaacagaGATGACGCGCATGACTCTTTCACTCTTGTTAGCGGACGGGATGTCCGAACGATGTCGGATGCGGTATTGGATGCGCTCGCGTCACTTCTCGCACGTTGTCGTCCTCGTCATCCACAGCTGGCTCCCATGCTGTCATCTTGCCAGCGTTCCCACAGTGCGCCTCCCTCTGCGCCAGCGCTGACGGCAGTGGAGCACTTCCCGTCCATGCGGTAATTTTGGTCCCAAATTATTTACCTCACTATATCACGATATGGAAACACGTATGCAGCTGCCCTCAAATTTGGTATTAACGAGTGTTGTATTCATCGGACTTCTTTCTTTTGATGAGCCTGCCTTCACCTTGCAGAATTCTGGAGAACTGAACTGCTTTCCAGATAAATTGCGGTTAGAAGCAACGAACAATTTCCTTCCTTGATTGAGAAATTATGTCCTTCGCCAGACACGCTTGATAGCTCTTTTGTAGATCGTCACGATGCAGTGTCGTGTAGAGGCATTGCGCAGCTCCTTGGCGTGCTCAGCATCTGGCAAAGCAGGATGTGCGGTAGGCATGCCAAGAGCGCGAGATCTACAAGATTCTGTATCTCGGTGCGTGCAGCCTATGCAAAAATTTAGCTCCGCGGTCAAGATCAGACGCAAGGCTTGATGGAGATACTTATTTCATGGAGGAAGCAATAAATGTGGCGCTTACGCTTGGCGTAGCATTCACCAATCCATATATATTCTTGAGTGGAATATAGCTGATAGCACCGAGCGCGATGCCTACGGTGTCGAGAAAACTATAGAACAGTTACTATGCTACTGTCCaccttttaaaaatgaaaggcatgacctctgcacagctctcaatcagttagaAAACCGTTGatcttgaacaagatcttgggccCATGGCCTGACTTACTGCAGCTACAAAAggtcacaaaagcgctgctgcgatatttgaaagctaccggattgagtcagagCCTGTGATCctgactgagtgaccgaacgatatccccagttgactttctcttcttttaatctttccgtccctttttccctttccccagtgcagggtagccaaccgggctcagtactGGTTTACCTCCCTGACTTTCCGTTATTTGCTTTTAAATCATCCGTTCTATCGTTGCGACGAAAAAAAAGCCACCCGCGACTCATACCCTTATATTGCCCCTTCAGAGAcggcgatcaccaaatggggcgtccgtgcccactgcctcaccgcgcgggcagccagcggcacAGCGTAAAGAAACATGACCGCTTCTACAGCTCAACCGTGCGTGGTCTTCTTGCGAAATCGTTCTATTATTAACATTGATTGCGAACGatttttacaagcctccatcgaatatgtgccacgtgcaattttatAAAGACGCAAGACTCCTTGTGAAATCAggaagtgtttattttattccctATAAATACTCGTTGCGGGCTTTTCGTGCATTCATCCCACGTTGTGGCACCAAGCAAGtagcagtagttcccgtaggaagctccatcggacgacgtcagctgaaaagtGAAATTACAAGCGTTatttggtattaacatgtaagaataatgcaTGTAGAGGCAAAACATgagaaagtggtgaatgggcagCATTACAAggaaaagcaattcgcttttgcACACaccccttataaaaatttctagcaacatttttgagacagtctatagacttttgttaatagaacctaccaacagtcaattgaaattcTACCAaatgtctttatacatcctaacaactctCTAGTCACatcctagaaacaattggccaccaactcccaatagaaacatgttcataggatgtctttaaacttcctaccaatttcctatgaacatttgtctttatacaccctagtaacattctttcaaaagagaaatgttcatatattttctgttaacttcctaccaatcccctattaacaaactttctttatacaccatattaacattctttcaaaagaaaaacgttaatatattttctgttaacttcctaccaatcccctattaacaaactttctttatacaccatattaacattctttcaaaagaaaaatgttcatatattttctgttaacttcctaccaatcccctattaacaaactttctttacacaccatattaacattctttcaaaagaaaaatgttcatatattttctgttaacttTCTACCAATCatctattaacaagctttctttatacaccatattaacattcttccaatagAAGAATGCTTGTAGACGTCGACTTCTTACCAATcgcctattaacatttgtctttatacaccctataACATCCCGTCAACAATTGGCCACTGCACTTCAATTGAAGTATGTTCATtgatggtctgtaaacattctatATAGTGACCGTCAACCAGCACAAGTCTTTAGGCTCCGTAGTGCCATTGTGGCGACATTTTACTtgcatgtgcttatgtacttgttACTGACGTTTTATGAGcccccctagtaacatttgtatgtgtgaacatgttggtaaaaggcaaTATGCAACTTAGATAGTGCATGTACCATGGAAACCAGATGCAAGTTCGCACTAAAAGAAGTTTATTTATAGAATAGTCACGTACCTTCATTGAAGTACTTCATTCAtccataaataaatataaataagtCAATTTGCTACGGGAGCCGTGTAGTCACGGGAAGGAGAGCTGACAGAGTGTTCTTCACACTCAGTGCTGAAGCCGCTGggtatgtttgtagagtgacccctgcacagaaacaatatggtcagtgttaacatgtCCAAGTTAGTGGATCACATATAAAGGACTTTTTAATGAGGTTCACATGCAAATTCACATGAATGCTGAAATTGTAGTCATCATTCCTGTACATTTGCAGAGGAAATGGCAAGGATGGGGCACATTTtgcaatgcatatcctttgctgtGTGGTGTTTACTACGCATTATTAAAATTAGAAAAGTGTGCAAGGTCGTTTCTGCAAGAGGGAACAGCCTACAACTATTGTTATAGCCCCTAAAGTTGTGGCCTGAAAATTTGGTTCCCACAATGTTTTCTTAACCAATTTCTGCATAAATAATTTACCCACACAAAAAGTcaattacatggtttattcataGTGAAATTTGTAGCGTGCACAATAGACAAGGATGCAGAGAAGGTGGACACACGAGTACttacatttgtttatttttggaaagagAACATAAAGTGCCAGCTAGCCGCACGGAGCATATGCTAGTCATGAATTTTTATATAAGCGGATGACAAAGCCTAAAGCAGTATTTAAAAGTAGATTATTTGTCaatgatagcaaccaatggctgactggcGCGTCTTTCAGCACGTcttattatatggaacgcttctgcaatttcatgtttctttatttttattctaaaacaaaatatcagtgtaaaaaaataccggttcacaatgacataggttgcagtggttagacaagtgcgaacgtgaaAGAAAATCATTTGCAGTTGTCTAACCGCTGCAACCTAGCTCATTGTGAACTGGTATGTTTTGACCCcgatattttgttttcgaataaaaataaacaaacacatgaaattacagaagcgttccatataataaggTGTGCTGAAAGATGCATAAGTCAACCGTTGGTTGCAATCATTGACAAAgaatttgtattcttgaatactgcttgaaGCTTTGTAATCTGTTTATATAAAAAATGactcgttttgcacatgctcagtGCAGATAGCTGgtgcttttatgttttgtttccttccaaaataaacagttgtgaggAAGCGCTCATGTATCCACTTCTCTGCATCCCGGTCTATTTAGCGCACTACAAATTTCACCGTGAATGCTTACCAACTCAAAGTACAATAATATTCTCTACAATGAAAACTAGAATTTGATTGCAAGAGTACTTGAGCTAACACGCATGACTCATTACTGCTAGTCAACAAAAATGCGGGATGAAGTAGGATTCATTGCTGGCAGTATTGGCACAAACAGGCAAGAGAATACATAGCTCGCACTTGAGGTTGCAACATATGTCCTTCAACGCACAGAAGGATTTTGCATACATACCCAGCACGGCGTTCACCCTCCGTGGGTCCAACCCCTCTTTAGCCACAAAGTCTTTGTGTGCATTAGATCTTTTGCCAAAGAGGGACTTGTTGATTAGTTCCTCTGGGGCAAAAGTGGCCCGGAGGAGACCCCTGGCATATCGGCACGCCGACCCGTTGCTGTCATTTTTAATACGGGCCAGGGTCCCCTCCTCTACAAGCACACCGTCGCCGATGTCAACCTGCCAAGTggagaaaacaaaagaagaatgAGTGAACATTTCACACATTAGACAAACTGACAGACAACGGCCCATAATGGGCCATGTGATGTTGGTTGAAATAAGACCATGACTTATAGTAACAGAATGGAGTATCCTGTTGAAGACTAAAGTAAAAATTAACTTCAAATTGGCACAAAAATTTGCAACAGTATTTCATGCTAACTTCCTGAGAAGCCTTGGTATTACAATATGAATTCAGGTTACCGTACATTACCTGGCTGTCATTAGTGCAATAGCAATCAATCATTAAAATTGATCTCACCAGCAGACAAGTATTTTGACATACTGGTTGATGTATACGGTTTCCTTGAGATACATTCTTCGAATACACAGTATGCAAGCAGAGTGGGTGGGCTATCTCGTGTGAATAATGCAACAAGGCAGAGCGTGCTCAAGAGACTATTGCCCTAGACCGGCAGTCTGGCATAGTACAGCACCAACACTTTAAGCAGTTCTGCTCACAGAACCCAAAGGCAGAATATATCTTTTTTTGTTCAATTGCGTATGTCAGCATCACGTCAGCCAGGCAGTAGTGCTGGGTTTCGGCTTTAGAACCAACTGCCTGTCAGAAGCACTTGTCCATGCAAGTCTGTCCGTGTCTTCTCGTGTGCAACTTTGCACTTCAACGCATTATGGGCCTCTTGGCCCTTACCCTTTGGCCACTGCATTGGTGATGACCACACTAAACAGACTTAGATTCAACAGTGGTCTTCAGCTTGTATAACGTCCAAGTCCATTCCTACTCGCACTTAAAGCTATAGCCATGAACAATATGTGCTCCGCAGGCTCAGGACAAATTGTGGTCTCATGACTTGTGCTGTAACGAGTCTTGCACACTGTCGCAATGGTCTTCCTATGAAATATGAATATGGCTTGTAAATTGATTTTGTTAAATCCAAACTGGAGTGTAAACATCTTTTGGAAGTGGGGAGTGCGGTTCAAATGGTTTTGACCGCACTCGCCACTTGAATGGGGCAATTGAATGGTGTCGTAGAAACCCCTTGTCCACAACACAAACATGGCGGTGCAGACATCTTGTTTGGCATCCCATGCCTGGAGCAAGTCAGTAAAACCATAGCTTGTCATCCGTGCATTGTTGTCGAATGCATATCGGCAATCTTAAAGCAGTGGCAATTTGCTTTGGCTCATAACCACAGTGTGCATGAGCCTTATGCCCAGCGAGCAAGACATGCACCCTGCTCATCTTACCTCCATGGCATTCACATTCAATGCCTTACTTGACAGCACCACTCCCAATTTGTCGGCACGAAATGTTTCTCTGACGGTGCAAAATGTGATAACTCACTCCCATTCATAGAAGTGCACTTGCTGGAAAACAGTGCAGCATTCAATATATCTAGTGTTGTGGTGAACAAGAGTTTAATACACACAAAGTACAGTGCAAATCCCTCTGCATGGGGATTTCCAGGAGGATATTACAGCTTTTTCATGAGGGCAAAATTTTATAATTCATTCATAATTATTTGCTTTCGCTTAAGTGTTTACCCTGTCACTTTAATTATTCACTTTTTGCTTGTATAATTCTCTTTTTGCTTGTATATTTACTGTTGTATACTGATATCGCGTGTCACACTACGTTTTCATGATAATCGCTTAtcggccacgcaagcagcagtcggcAGATCACATGTTCATCACCCTATAAAAAGGGCACGGCATCAATAAACGTTGTCTGTTCCACCCTGGCGTCCGGCTGATACGCCACagttggcgacgaggaagcggcggcGATGGCCGTCGGCAGGATCGGCGAGTATCATCTCGGCACAAACGCGTCATGGGACGAATACGTCGAGAGGCTAGAAATGTTCTGCGAAGCTAACAAGATAGCgaaagaagaacagaaaagagccgTCCTGCTGAGTTGTTGCGGCGAAGAAGCGTACGGGCTCATCGTGACTCTGGTGAAGCCAGCAAGACCGACAACAGCAACCTACGAGGAAATTAAGACGGCGGTTCGCAAGCACCTGCATccaaggccttcagagctatacGCAAGGTTTTTGTTCTACAAGAGAAACCAGGCTGCCGAGGAATCAGTTGCGGACTACGTCACGGCGCTTCGGAAGCTAGCCGAAGACTGCGCGTTTGGCGACGTGCAGCTCCCGATGGACATCATGATGCGAGATCGTTTCGTATGCGGCCTCCAGAACGAAGCAGTTCAACAGCGACTTCTCGCAGAACACGACCTTACGTTCAACGTTGCGTACGACATGGCCGCGACCGCAGAAGCGACAGCCAAGCAACAACGAGACATACGGATGCACGGCCGAGACGAGGCGAAGGACTGCCAGGGCATGATACAAGCAACCCGCACGAAGCAAGACGCCACGGCAGAGGGATCTAGTTGCTACCGTTGCAACGGTAAGCACGCTCCGCATTTATGCAGTTTTAGAAAAGCGACAGGCTTCAAATGTAAATGGGTTGGACATATTGCGAGGGCTTGTCGTTCAAAAGACGAAAGTAGAGCTGCCCGGAAGACGCCTGAGCAAAAGAGGAAAGTTGAAAAGAGCAAGGGCGTGTACGAAATGAGTGCATTGTTTTCACTTTGCGAAGTGAATGAGCAAGAACAGAAGTTTATGGTTAAAGTACAGATACAAGGACAAGAAGTCCCGATGGAGGTTGATTCCGGAGCATCGTGCTCAATTGTGAGTGAAGATACATTTAGAGTAATCGAGAGAAGTCGGGGTGAAATACCACTACAAGATTCTGGAACAACTCTCGTAACCTGGTCAAAGGAGGCGTTACCGCTGCTGGGTCGAGCAACCGTCTTGGTAGAATTTAAGGGCCGGAAGGCAAAGCTGCCATTGTTGGTAGTAAAGAATCGAGGCAACAGCCTGATTGGGCGAAACTGGTTTAGGCCGTTAGGCATTTGCTTGCGGGGAATCGAGCAAGTAAACGCGGAAGACGTGCCCTCACGATTTTCCGAGGTGTTTCGCAGGGACCTTCCTGGCTTCAGCGGACCACCAATTTACATCGAACTGAAAGACGACGCTCAACCAGTGTTTCTCAAAAGTCGACCAGTTCCACTGGCCCTCAAGGACGACGTGGGCAAGGAAGTGGATCGCTTGGTGCAACAAGGGATATGGGAACCCGTCGCGTACTCCAACTGGGCCACGCCACTGGTAGTGGTAAGAAAAAAAGACGGAACTTTACGCCTGTGCGGTGACTACCGTAGCACCGTAAACAAAGCTATTAAATGCAGCGGGTATCCTTTGCCCACAACCGCTGAAATGCTCGCAGCTCTGGGTTCAAGCAAATTTTTTACAAAGCTAGATCTAGCTCAAGCTTATCAACAGCTAACGCTAGACGACGAATCGGCTGAAGTGCTCACAGTTAACACGATAAAGGGGCTGTATAAAGTCAAACGGCTGCCGTTTGGAATTTCGGTGGCGCCATGGGTATTTCAACGAGTCATTGATACGCTGTTAGCAGGCATTCCCGGCGTGAAAGCCTATCTTGACGATATCTTGATTTCTGGCCGTAACGCGGAAGAGCACGCCGAGAGATTAGAAACCGTGCTATCGCGTCTGCAGAATGCGGAGTTAAGAGTAAACAAAGACAAGTGCGAATTCAACAAGCCGAGCATTGAATTCTTGGGTCACAGGATTGACGCCACGGGAATACATCCGAGCCGAAGCAAGACTGACGCCATCCATAAAGCGCCCGCACCCACAAGCAAAAAGGAGTTGCAAGCGTTCTTGGGGTTACTAAATTTTTACAGCAGTTTTCTCAAGGGCAAGACTGAAGTGGCAGAACCCCTCTATCGACTGCTCGACCATGACCACGAATGGAAATGGACAGGTGAGCACCAACGTGCGTTTGAGAGACTAAAAAAATTGCTTAGCTCCGACTCTGTACTTGTGCCCTATGACACCAAGCTTCCTTTAATTTTGTGCTGCGACGCATCTCCTGTGGGAGTGGGGGCAGTGCTAGCCCATCATACGACTGATGGGAAGGAACAGCCCATAGCGTATGCTTCCCGGACGCTTGGAGCCAGTGAACGTAACTATGCTCAGATTGATAAAGAGGGTTTAGCTGTTGTCTTTGGCGTGAAACGGTTCCACCAGTACCTTGCTGGGCGAGAATTTACGGTCATAACGGACCACAAGCCATTACTGGGCCTGTTTAACACGGACAAGAGGGTGCCTGAAGATGTGTCGCCCAGAGTGCTCCGTTGGATTTTATGTTTGTCTGCGTATAACTACAGCCTTCAGTACAGGCGAGGCCAAGAAAACTCCAACACCGACGCACTCAGTCGTCTGCCAGCACCGGGAGACGAAGACGAGCCACAGCCACCTGGGGACGTGCTCCTGCTGGAAGCGGTCGAGTGCGCACCGCTGCAGGCGGCAGACATCGCTGCGCTGGTCAAGAAGGACAAAGTATTATCCATGGTAAAGGAATGGATCCTTAGTGGCTGGCCGTCAACACAACTGGACAGCAAGTTCGCGCCTTACGAGGTGAGGAAGACTGAGTTGTCGTTGCATCGTGATTGCATGCTGTGGGGGAATCGCGTTGTAATTCCTAACGCAGCAAGAGAAAGTGTGCTTCAACTCCTACATGCAAATCACCCTGGGATGAGTGCTATGAAAGCGTTAGCTAGAGGGCTCATGTGGTGGCCGAAAATGGACCACGAAATTGAAGAGTTTGTACGACACTGTCAGCCATGTCAGAGTAACCGGCAAAGCGATCCCAAGGTTCCAGTGCATTTTTGGATCAAGCCAGATCAACCTTGGAGTCCCCTACACATTGATTTCGCTGGTCCAGTTAATGGAGAAGTATATTTAATCGTGGTAGACGCGTACAGCAACTGGGCTGAGGTCGAAATCATGTCATCCATGAAAGCTACAGCTGTCGTCACCAGCTTAAGGAAGATGTTTGCGACACACGGGGTGCCAGACGTTATCGTTTCGGATAATGGCACAGCATTCACTAGCTCGGAGTTGCAAACGTTTTTAAAGTGCAATGGTGTGCGTGCTATTTTCACTGCTCCTTACAATCCCGCCAGTAATGGTAGGGCGGAGAGAATGGTAAGAGAAGTTAAAGACGCGTTAAAGAAGCAACAGGATGGTTCAACGCAGTGCAAGATTTCGCGGTTCCTGTTTAAACAGCACACGACGCCGCATTCGGTCACGGGGAAATCTCCGGCAGAATTGATGTTCGGACGAAGGCTGAGGACAGCCTTGGACAGACTTCATCCGGACCGGCAATACGTGCCGGAACCGCAACGACCGGAGATTAAGAGGTTCCACGTCGGTGACGCGGTCTATGCTGAAAGCTTTTGTCCAGGTCCAAGGTGGAAGGCGGCcagggttgtggcagtgcgaggCCCGGTGTCGTACATCGTCCAGCTGGACAACGGCGAACGCCATCACAGGCACCGGAACCAGTTGAGGAGCGCCTGGACGAGGCTCGACGCCGATCCAGTCTCAAGTGCAGACTACCACGTCAGGCTGCCTCCTACAGTCAGACGACCACAACAGCTGCCGGTCAGCACGGAAGCAGCCGCAGGTGCAAGACCGGGCCAAGCTACCCAAGACCCGGTCGAGACGCGAAGATCAACACGCGTTAGACGGCCTATCGCACGTTATGGCATTGATGACTAACCAGACATTTTGCAATTGTGTAACGAATCTTAGGGGAAAGGAATGTTGTATACTGATATCGCGTGTCACACTACGTTTTCATGATAATCGCTTAtcggccacgcaagcagcagtcggcAGATCACATGTTCATCACCCTATAAAAAGGGCACGGCATCAATAAACGTTGTCTGTTCCACCCTGGCGTCCGGCTGATACGCCACATTTACCCTGTCATTGCTCCTACAGGGTGGACGgcgcttagtcaagctgcagtatcCGCAGCTTTTTCGCCGTCTCCCCCTTTTCACAGATGTTTTTGTTCGgtgaaaataaaacactgactgactgactgaatacAGCAGAGTTTCACATAGCTGTATCGTCATTAATAGTTAGACCTGTATGCGTTTTGGGCAAACATTAATGAGGTTTTAACGTAACTTGCAACTGTTTAGTCTGACAAGCTCCTCAATGTTCTGGAgggattaaaaagaaagagagatctAGTAGAACAAACAAGTCAATACAGGCTCCGATGTTTCTACAAGGATATACAGCTTGGAGTTACACTTCGAGGTTTGTGTATCACCTTTGCATCTCTACCTTGTGTTCACATGCAGTTCATACATAGAGTTATAGGACACATTTAAAAGCATGTTGTTGGTCATCCTAGTGCGCCAACCACAGGTTTTTGCATTGTAGTATTTGCATTGGCCCAGTATAACTTATTAACTATCAGAGCTTTATATTAGAGAAAAATTTCATGAgaaagtttatttttatttatttatttatttgcaatactgccagtctcagtgaAACCAAGCAGGTGGGCTATTATAGGCAAAGTTGCGGAGTATCCTACAAGATGTTTGAACCAATGGTACTTACCTTCTTACTAATTGCACAATTCTTTTGGATTTTAAAGAAagcccacaatatgaagaaatggACATGCCTATGTGCTGGTGTGCCATGACCATTGCACTCTCAAAAGTGCTACATTAGTACAAACAAATCTTCCAACCTTGCACACTGCCATGGAATAAGTTACAGGGCAGGGTTGCAGGGCAGGCATTGACTGAAATTCAGGCCAGCGACTGATCTCACTTTCACTGCAAAAGCAACAGAAGCAACCATTCCCGACAGTGATCAGCAGAACAAAGAACCTG from Dermacentor variabilis isolate Ectoservices unplaced genomic scaffold, ASM5094787v1 scaffold_17, whole genome shotgun sequence includes:
- the LOC142568128 gene encoding uncharacterized protein LOC142568128, which produces MVKRLKHLVEKAAGAEEKSISSRKVDIGDGVLVEEGTLARIKNDSNGSACRYARGLLRATFAPEELINKSLFGKRSNAHKDFVAKEGLDPRRVNAVLGMYAKSFCALKDICCNLKCELCILLPVCANTASNESYFIPHFC